The DNA segment AAAATGCATTCATCTCTGATGACATTTTTTAGCACGTTGATCGTTTTCCTTATTTGTATTCTGCTTTATTCAATTTATGGATGGGCAGGTTTTGGAGGCGTAGGACTACTCACCCTTTTTGGGAGCTTTAAATACTTAATGGACTATATTAAACATCGGAAAGTTTATAAATCGATTATTTAAGACTAGGGAATTTGTTTACTTCACAACACCAATGATTGTTAACCCTCAATTAACAAACACTACAAAGTAAAGAGAAGTTAAGAAACGACCTTAATGGCGGTTAACATGAGAAATCACACCGCTGCTGGTTTGGCGATGTCCTTAATCTATAAAGATAGAGAAAAAAGATCTCATTCACTTTTTTTCAAGTGGACGAGATCTTTTTTGTATCAAAAGATAGTTATATTCCAGCCTCTTTTTACTCAATTATCATTTGGCAGTACTATACTCTTGAAGAAACCTCTTTAATGAATCCTTCCAATGAGGCATTTCTTTAATATTATTTAATCTCAGATTCATCTGATCAAACACTGAGTAAGCCGGTCTTTTAGCTGGCCTAGGAAATTCCTCAGATGTTAGAGGATTTACTTTTACTGATTTATTACTTAATTTAAATATCTCTTTAGCAAACTCATACCAACTACAACTTCCATTGTTAGCCACATGATATGTACCGTACTTTTCAGTTTTGACAAGTTCATTAATAACATGTGCCAAATCAACTGTGTAAGTAGGGCTTCCTATTTGATCACTTACTACACCAAGCTCATCCTTCTGCTCTGATAGTTTAAGCATAGTCTTTACAAAGTTGTTTCCATTTAACCCAAACACCCAGGAAGTACGAACGACAAAGAATTTATTACTTAAATCTTTTACGTATTGTTCACCTGCAAGTTTAGATTTTCCATATATTCCTAATGGCGACACTGCTTCGAATTCGTTAATAGGTTCTGTAGCTTCACCATTAAAAACATAATCAGTACTAACATATACCAACTTGGATCCGTAGCAATCTGCTTCAATTGCTATGTTTCTACTGCCTATTGAATTTATTAAATAGGCAGTTTCCTGGTCGTTTTCAGCATTATCTACCGCTGTATAGGCAGCAGAATGAATTACTATCTCTGGCTTAATATTAGAGAAAACTTCTTTTACTTTCTCTTGATTCGTGATATCAAGTTCTTCTCGACTTAAACCGAATACTTCGTAGCCTTGGCTAGCAAATTGCTTAACAAGATCATTACCTAATTGTCCTCCAGCCCCTGTAATTAAGACCTTCTTAGACATTTATTTTACCTTCATATTGTTTAGCATAATAGTCCATATAGTCACCGGACTTAATACGCTCCCACCACTCACGATTATCTAGGTACCATTGAATCGTTTCTTTAATACCAGTTTCAAAATTGTACTTAGGCTTCCATCCAAGTTCAGACGTTAATTTCTCTGGATCGATTCCGTAACGACGATCATGCCCTAATCTATCTTCTACATAAGTGATAAGGTCTTTAGAAGCACCTAGCGCTTCAATAATGGTCTCGACAATTTGAATGTTTGTACGTTCATTATGACCACCTACATTGTATACTTCTCCGGATTCACCTTCATGTAATACAAGGTCAATGGCTGAACAATGATCCTCTACATGCAACCAATCCCTTATATTCTGCCCATCTCCATAAACAGGAAGTGGCTTTCCTTCAAGTGCATTTGAGATCATTAATGGAATTAATTTTTCTGGGAATTGAAGTGGACCATAGTTATTTGAGCATCTTGTAATATTTACGTTCAAACCAAATGTTTCGTAGTATGCCCTAACTAATAAATCTGAGCCGGCTTTACTTGATGAATAAGGGCTGTTTGGTTGTAACGGTGTTTCCTCAGTAAAATAGCCTTCTTTACCTAAAGAACCGTACACTTCATCCGTAGAGACTTGTACAAACTTAGTAAGATCTTGTTCCTTTGCTACATCTAAAAGTACCTGAGTTCCAACTACATTAGTTTGAACGAAAATACTAGGGTTGCTGATACTTCGATCCACATGTGATTCAGCGGCAAAGTTAATAATTGTATCAATCTTATTCTCTTCAACAAGACTTGTCATAAGAGCTTTGTCACAGATATCCGCTTTTACAAATTTGTAATTGCTATGCTCTTCAATATCAGTTAAATTCTCTAAATTACCTGCATAAGTTAAAAGATCTACATTTAGAAATTGATAAGTTGGGTATTTACGTACCATATATTTAACAAAGTTACTTCCTATAAATCCAGCCCCGCCAGTAATCAAAATGTTCATTTACTTATTCCCCTATCTCGAAGTTATTATCTGCATTTTTAAACAAAGGGTGTTTGCTATCTTTATCTGATAAGATTGGCTCTGAAACTGGCCAGTCAATATTTAAGTTTTGATCATCCCAAGCAATACCACGATCGTGTTCTTGGGAATATAATTCATCAACTTTATATTGTACTTCTGTATCAGGTGTCAATGTACAAAAACCATGTGCAAATCCTTTTGGTACTAGTAATTGTCGTTTATTTTCAGAAGTTAATATAAACCCTTCCCATTGACCGTATGTAGGTGACCCCTTACGAATATCAAGAATCACATCGTAAATAGCTCCACTAGTAACTCGAACCAGTTTGGTTTGAGCCTTAGGTGCAAGTTGATAATGTAATCCTCTTAAAGTACCAGCTAATTGAGATAATGAGTGATTATCTTGTATGAACTCTATATCTATTCCCAAAGAGGTGAATGTATCCTTATTATAGCTCTCCATAAAGAAGCCACGGTGATCTCCAAATACGTTTGGCTCAAGAAGGAATGCATCTTC comes from the Alkalihalobacillus sp. FSL W8-0930 genome and includes:
- the rfbB gene encoding dTDP-glucose 4,6-dehydratase — its product is MNILITGGAGFIGSNFVKYMVRKYPTYQFLNVDLLTYAGNLENLTDIEEHSNYKFVKADICDKALMTSLVEENKIDTIINFAAESHVDRSISNPSIFVQTNVVGTQVLLDVAKEQDLTKFVQVSTDEVYGSLGKEGYFTEETPLQPNSPYSSSKAGSDLLVRAYYETFGLNVNITRCSNNYGPLQFPEKLIPLMISNALEGKPLPVYGDGQNIRDWLHVEDHCSAIDLVLHEGESGEVYNVGGHNERTNIQIVETIIEALGASKDLITYVEDRLGHDRRYGIDPEKLTSELGWKPKYNFETGIKETIQWYLDNREWWERIKSGDYMDYYAKQYEGKINV
- the rfbC gene encoding dTDP-4-dehydrorhamnose 3,5-epimerase, yielding MKKVETKFEDAFLLEPNVFGDHRGFFMESYNKDTFTSLGIDIEFIQDNHSLSQLAGTLRGLHYQLAPKAQTKLVRVTSGAIYDVILDIRKGSPTYGQWEGFILTSENKRQLLVPKGFAHGFCTLTPDTEVQYKVDELYSQEHDRGIAWDDQNLNIDWPVSEPILSDKDSKHPLFKNADNNFEIGE
- the rfbD gene encoding dTDP-4-dehydrorhamnose reductase, encoding MSKKVLITGAGGQLGNDLVKQFASQGYEVFGLSREELDITNQEKVKEVFSNIKPEIVIHSAAYTAVDNAENDQETAYLINSIGSRNIAIEADCYGSKLVYVSTDYVFNGEATEPINEFEAVSPLGIYGKSKLAGEQYVKDLSNKFFVVRTSWVFGLNGNNFVKTMLKLSEQKDELGVVSDQIGSPTYTVDLAHVINELVKTEKYGTYHVANNGSCSWYEFAKEIFKLSNKSVKVNPLTSEEFPRPAKRPAYSVFDQMNLRLNNIKEMPHWKDSLKRFLQEYSTAK